The Musa acuminata AAA Group cultivar baxijiao chromosome BXJ1-3, Cavendish_Baxijiao_AAA, whole genome shotgun sequence genome window below encodes:
- the LOC103978461 gene encoding E3 ubiquitin-protein ligase SINAT5, giving the protein MDSDGIECVSSIDGMDEETSLPHHTSSKAHGVGGGPHPGVAPATSVHELLECPVCTNSMYPPIHQCQNGHTLCSTCKTRVHNRCPTCRQELGDIRCLALEKVAESLELPCKYGSLGCPEIFPYYSKLKHESQCSYRPYSCPYAGSECLVVGDIPFLVTHLRDDHKVDMHTGCTFNHRYVKSNPREVENATWMLTVFNCFGHYFCLHFEAFQLGMAPVYMAFLRFMGDENEARSFSYSLEVGANGRKLTWEGTPRSIRDGHRKVRDSHDGLIIQRNMALFFSGGDRKELKLRVTGRIWKEQQGNETGVCMPNLCS; this is encoded by the exons ATGGACTCGGACGGCATCGAGTGCGTGTCGTCGATCGACGGGATGGACGAGGAGACCTCCCTCCCCCACCACACATCCTCCAAAGCCCATGGCGTCGGCGGCGGCCCTCACCCCGGTGTTGCCCCTGCCACCAGCGTACACGAGCTGCTCGAGTGCCCCGTCTGTACCAACTCCATGTACCCTCCGATCCATCAG TGTCAAAATGGGCACACACTGTGTTCAACTTGTAAAACAAGGGTGCACAACCGATGCCCCACTTGTCGACAAGAGCTTGGAGACATCAGGTGCTTAGCACTGGAGAAGGTTGCCGAATCACTTGAGCTTCCTTGCAAATATGGCTCGCTAGGCTGCCCCGAAATCTTTCCATACTACAGCAAACTGAAGCATGAATCTCAGTGCAGCTATCGACCATACAGTTGCCCATATGCCGGATCAGAATGCTTGGTCGTGGGGGACATTCCTTTCTTGGTCACTCATTTAAGAGATGACCACAAGGTAGACATGCACACAGGCTGCACATTTAATCATCGATATGTCAAATCCAATCCAAGGGAGGTTGAAAATGCCACATGGATGCTGACT GTCTTCAACTGTTTTGGGCACTACTTCTGTTTGCACTTTGAGGCCTTCCAGCTAGGGATGGCCCCTGTGTACATGGCGTTCTTGCGGTTCATGGGCGATGAGAACGAAGCCAGGAGTTTCAGCTACAGCCTCGAGGTCGGGGCCAATGGAAGGAAGCTAACATGGGAAGGCACTCCTCGGAGCATCCGTGATGGTCACCGCAAGGTCCGGGACAGCCATGACGGGCTCATCATACAGAGGAACATGGCACTTTTCTTCTCCGGTGGTGACAGGAAAGAGCTGAAGCTGAGGGTCACTGGCCGGATATGGAAGGAGCAACAGGGCAACGAAACCGGAGTGTGCATGCCAAATCTTTGTAGCTGA